Proteins found in one Triticum aestivum cultivar Chinese Spring chromosome 4D, IWGSC CS RefSeq v2.1, whole genome shotgun sequence genomic segment:
- the LOC123096752 gene encoding RHOMBOID-like protein 2 isoform X1, which translates to MMKPAGAGAGPGTGTVEVRVERPQRPPVHPNSARLRARPYYRRWTPWLVPAASIACVAVFLVTMFVNDCPNRSAGNCTAGFLGRFAFQPLKENPLLGPSSTTLLKMGALDVSKVVQGRQGWRLITCIWLHAGVVHLLINVLCLLFIGIRLEQEFGFVRIGLVYLISGFGGSLMSALFIRASISVGASGALFGLIGSMLSELITNWSLYANKVAALLTLVLVIVVNLALGILPRVDNFAHIGGLISGFLLGFVVFIRPQFAWINQRRVAPGPQAAPAERKHKTYQYILWIVAAILLIVGFTLAIVLLFRGYNANDHCSWCHYLSCVPTKKWKCNSSPTTCTAMLQGNTLNLTCEGKGIYRSYIVAEATQDKIDQLCNQLCS; encoded by the exons ATGATGAAGCCCGCGGGCGCGGGCGCCGGTCCGGGCACTGGCACCGTCGAGGTCCGCGTCGAGCGCCCGCAGCGCCCGCCCGTGCACCCCAACTCGGCACGCCTCAGGGCGCGCCCCTACTACCGCCGATGGACGCCCTGGCTCGTCCCGGCCGCCTCCATCGCCTGCGTCGCCGTCTTCCTCGTCACCATGTTCGTTAACGACTGCCCCAACCGCAGCGCCGGCAACTGCACCGCGGGCTTTCTCGGCCGATTCGCCTTCCAGCCGCTCAAGGAGAACCCGCTCCTCGGCCCATCCTCCACCAC ATTGCTGAAGATGGGAGCTCTAGATGTATCTAAAGTTGTGCAAGGTCGCCAGGGATGGCGTCTGATTACGTGTATCTGGCTCCATGCTGGGGTTGTTCATTTACTCATCAATGTTCTTTGCCTTCTATTTATTGGTATTCGACTTGAACAAGAATTTGGGTTTG TGAGGATTGGTCTTGTTTATCTCATTTCTGGTTTTGGTGGAAGCTTGATGTCTGCTCTTTTCATCCGAGCAAGTATTTCCGTTGGTGCTTCTGGTGCTTTGTTTGGACTGATAGGGTCGATGCTTTCTGAACTCATCACAAATTGGTCACTCTATGCAAATAAG GTGGCAGCATTACTAACCCTGGTACTTGTAATCGTGGTGAACTTGGCCCTTGGGATACTCCCCAGAGTGGATAACTTTGCTCATATTGGGGGTCTTATATCTGGGTTCCTTCTTGGATTTGTTGTCTTCATTCGACCACAGTTTGCATGGATTAACCAGAGAAGAGTAGCACCTGGACCACAAGCTGCTCCTGCCGAACGCAAGCACAAGACATATCAATATATATTGTGGATAGTTGCTGCTATTCTGCTGATTGTCGG GTTCACACTGGCCATAGTTCTGCTTTTCCGGGGATATAATGCAAACGATCACTGTTCTTGGTGCCATTATCTCAGTTGTGTTCCTACTAAAAAATGGAAGTGCAACTCGTCACCGACAACATGCACG GCAATGCTACAGGGAAATACCTTGAACTTGACATGTGAAGGCAAAGGGATATACCGGAGCTACATTGTGGCCGAAGCTACGCAAGATAAGATAGACCAGCTCTGCAACCAGCTTTGCAGTTAG
- the LOC123096752 gene encoding RHOMBOID-like protein 1 isoform X2, which translates to MGALDVSKVVQGRQGWRLITCIWLHAGVVHLLINVLCLLFIGIRLEQEFGFVRIGLVYLISGFGGSLMSALFIRASISVGASGALFGLIGSMLSELITNWSLYANKVAALLTLVLVIVVNLALGILPRVDNFAHIGGLISGFLLGFVVFIRPQFAWINQRRVAPGPQAAPAERKHKTYQYILWIVAAILLIVGFTLAIVLLFRGYNANDHCSWCHYLSCVPTKKWKCNSSPTTCTAMLQGNTLNLTCEGKGIYRSYIVAEATQDKIDQLCNQLCS; encoded by the exons ATGGGAGCTCTAGATGTATCTAAAGTTGTGCAAGGTCGCCAGGGATGGCGTCTGATTACGTGTATCTGGCTCCATGCTGGGGTTGTTCATTTACTCATCAATGTTCTTTGCCTTCTATTTATTGGTATTCGACTTGAACAAGAATTTGGGTTTG TGAGGATTGGTCTTGTTTATCTCATTTCTGGTTTTGGTGGAAGCTTGATGTCTGCTCTTTTCATCCGAGCAAGTATTTCCGTTGGTGCTTCTGGTGCTTTGTTTGGACTGATAGGGTCGATGCTTTCTGAACTCATCACAAATTGGTCACTCTATGCAAATAAG GTGGCAGCATTACTAACCCTGGTACTTGTAATCGTGGTGAACTTGGCCCTTGGGATACTCCCCAGAGTGGATAACTTTGCTCATATTGGGGGTCTTATATCTGGGTTCCTTCTTGGATTTGTTGTCTTCATTCGACCACAGTTTGCATGGATTAACCAGAGAAGAGTAGCACCTGGACCACAAGCTGCTCCTGCCGAACGCAAGCACAAGACATATCAATATATATTGTGGATAGTTGCTGCTATTCTGCTGATTGTCGG GTTCACACTGGCCATAGTTCTGCTTTTCCGGGGATATAATGCAAACGATCACTGTTCTTGGTGCCATTATCTCAGTTGTGTTCCTACTAAAAAATGGAAGTGCAACTCGTCACCGACAACATGCACG GCAATGCTACAGGGAAATACCTTGAACTTGACATGTGAAGGCAAAGGGATATACCGGAGCTACATTGTGGCCGAAGCTACGCAAGATAAGATAGACCAGCTCTGCAACCAGCTTTGCAGTTAG